TAGTTAAAAAGACACCTGGATCGTCTTGCAAAGTTTTATAAAAGTTTTCATAAATTCCCATTGTTCTCATATGGTCATAAATTATAAATGCCTTTGCATCAGGATCTGCTTCTCTAATATATTTAGCCTGTTTAAGAGAAGCTAAACAACAATATCCTGAACAATAGGGTAAATGATTTTCGTCTCTTTGTCCAGCACATAGAATAAAAAGAACACTTTTAATAGGTGCCCCATCTGAAGGTCTTATAAATTTACCTTCTTTTGCCATTTCCTCAAATTGAACATTAGTGACTACATTTTTAATATTTCCATATCCTAAGGAGTCAAGTTTACTTGCATCATAAGGTTTAAATCCAGCTGCTAAAACAATAGCCCCTATTTTGACCTCCTCTTCTTTTCCATCTACATTAATCTTTACCTTAAATAGTCCAGGCATTCCTGAAATACTTGCAACAGTTGCCTTTTTATAAACCTTAATTTTTTCATTACTTTCTACTTGAGAAATAAGTTCATCTACTATAGGAGGAACAATATTTTTAAAAGGATGTTTAACTTCGCAATGACCCTTCATTTTAGCAACAAATCCACCCAGTTCTTTTTCCTTTTCAACTAATACTACATCATAACCGGCATTAGCAGCTTCTAAAGCTGCTGTCAATCCTGCTACTCCCCCACCAATAACAAGTATAGTTTTAGAAATTTCCTCTTCTGGTTTAAATGGTTCAGGAAGTTTATAAACTTGAAGTTTAGCAACTCCCATTTTAACATAATCCTTTGCTAAAGCCATAAGCTCATTTTTAAAAGGAACTCCCTCGATATAGTCAGCAGTGTCTTCTAAAATCTCTCCTCCTTCTCCTAAAAGAAATCTACTCCAAACTATTCCTTCCCTTAAATTAACCCTTTCTACAGCCACATTTCCAAAATCAAAGACATCATAATTAACTCTTGGAGAACAGGCACAAATAGAAACAGCATCAAGTCCGTTCTCTTTAATTTTTTCTTCAATAAAAGCTTTGCCCTCCTTTGAACAGAGAAATTCCCTACTATATACTGCAACTGCTCCCTGATCACGAGCAGCATTTTCTAATTCTGCAATATCTAAACGATTACCAATATCACAAGAAGTGCATATAAATACACCTATCTTTTCCATTTTTTACCCCCTTAATATAGTTTGAACAGCTTTCAAAGCTGCGCCAGTTGCTGTTTCATTAGAAGTCATAACATCAAGAGGCATTTTAGCACATCCACAAGCAATTATCCCGTTTTCTGAAATTACAAAACCGTTTTCATCAACTTCAAGTCCTTTAATATTTATTCCTGCTATACTTGGTTGCATACCAAGTGCAAGAACAACCAAGTTGACTTTTTCATGTATTTTTTTACCTGAAAGTATATCTTCTGCTGTGACTATTAAATCTTTAGTTTCAGGATCTTCTTCAATTTTCGCTACCTTTCCTTTAATAAAATTAATGCGAGCCTCATTTTGAGCTCTTCTTAAAAATTTTTCATATCTTCCAGGTGTTCTTATATCTATGTAAAAAATTAAGGCTTCAGCCTCAGGATCTTGTTCAGCTAAATATAAACTTTGCTTAAGAGAGGCTAAACAACATATATAGGAACAATAGGGCAAATGATTTTCATCACGTGATCCAGCACACTGAACAAAGGCAACCCTTTTAGGAAAACTTTGATCCGAAGGTCTTAAAATTTTTCCTCCAGTTGGTCCCCAGGGCGAAGCAAGTCTTTCCATTTGCATATTGGTTATCACATTAGCATATTTACCATACCCTAAATTATCAAGTTTTGTAGCATCATAAGGTTTCCAACCAGTTGCCCATATAATAGCTCCTACTTCAAACTCTAAGGTTTCTTCTTTCATATCTGGATCTATAGCATTATATTTACAAGCAGACATTATTCTTTCTAAATCTCCGGGAGCTAAGGCGGATTTATCAAGAACATATTTCATAGGAAATGCCATAGGATGAGGCAAATAAATTGCTTTTGTTTTTCTTAATCCAAAATCAAATTCACTTACTCTTTCACCCTCACAAACTTTCTCACACTCTCCACAAGCTGTACAATTGTCATTCACATATCTTGGCTTAACAACTGCCTTTACTTTATAATTTCCTTTTTCGCCAGAAATTTCTGCAATTTCTGTCATAGTATAAACTTTGATTCTGGGATTAGTTTTAATTCTTCTATAATTAATCTCTAAACCACAACTAGGAGGACAAAGTTTTGGAAAATAATATCTCAGTTGAGCAACCCTTCCACCTAAGCTTGGTTCTTTTTCAATTAATATTACTTCAGCTCCAACCTCAGCAGCTTCTACTGCTGCTGTTATTCCACTAATTCCTCCTCCTACAACTAATATAGGTTTTTTCATAATTACCTCCTAAGAATTATTTTCAGGATAAATCCCCTCTCTCAAAGGGGATTTATCCTGAAAATAAAATAAAAAAAGAGGGGGCTTAAAGCCCCCTCTTTTTTTTATTCTAAATTTTACGGTCCAAGTGGATCAGGAATAATCTGGACATAAGGATAAGTTTCTAAAGTCCACTCCTTAGTTTCAGGATTATAAGAGGAAAGAGTGAAGCATCTCCAATTTGCATCATCAAGATTGGGAAAGTCAGTTCTGTAATAGTATCCAGGATAACGGGTTTCTTCACGGAAGAGAATATGTAAAAGATGAGCTTCTGCAGTCCATACACGATGTCTATTTTCATAAGCTCTCATAAGTTCATGAAGGTCTCTTGCAGCTGCAAGCTCCATATCTTCCTTAAGCATCTTAATAAGCTCAAGACCTCTTTCAAGCATAACTTTATTAGTTTTATAGAAGGTGGAGCATCCAGCAACGTATTCATCCATAAGTTTCATAAGTCTATCCTGAATATGACGAGGTATCAAGTAGTTTGGATTAACTTCATAAGCAGTAGTTGCAGTCTTAAATTGTTCAAATCTATACCAGGGACCATAAATTTCTTTCTTTAATTCTTCAGGATTTTCTTTTGGAGTAGGTTTGTAATCTTTATGATCTAAGCAGAATTTTACCATAGCTTTAGCTGCAATTCTACCTTCTACATGAGAACCAGAGGAGAATTTATGTCCAGATGCTCCTACAGTATCTCCTGCACAGAAAAGTCCCTTTACTGTGGTCATTCTGTTATAAAGCCCGATTTCTCTCCAAGGAGCTTTATATTCTTCAGGAACCCAATCTTCATCAGGACCGCATACCCAAGCACCGGCACATCCAGCATGAGATCCTAAAAGATAGGGTTCTGTAGGCATAATTTCAGAGGGGAGTTTTTCAGGTTCAATATTTAAACAAGCCCAAAGTCCAGCCTGAGTTACACACATGTCAAGGAAGTCTTCCCAAGCTTCAGCAACAAGATGTTTAAATTCTTTCTTATCCATTTTCTCAGCAGCTTCCTGAAGCGCCCATTCAGTATGCATATAGATAGGTCCACGTCCAGCTTCCATTTCAATAAGCATAGCATGGTTTCTCAAGCAGGTTCCAATATGAGATGCCTCACCATAAGGAGCAAATTTCTTTAACTCATCTTTATGCTTTGCTACATAATCTTCTCCAAATGCATTAGTTGCTCTTGCTTTAAAGAGTAAGAACCATGCTCCAACTGGACCATAACCATCTTTAAAACGTGCAGGTATAAATCTATTTTCCATAAGTACAAGCTTAGCACCAATTTGGGCACACATTGCATATCCTGTTCCAGGATTCCATACAGGATACCAAGCACGCCCTTTTCCTTCACCAATTGATCTTGGACGGAATACATTAACAGCTCCACCAGTAGCAAGTAATGTAGCATTTGCTTTAATAATATAAATTTTGTTTTCTCTTACAGAGAATCCCACTGCTCCAGCACAACGATTAGGCTCATTAGCATCAAGAAGAGGTCTTACAATAAAACATCTTTCAATAATTTCTGCCTTATCATAACCAGTAAGAGCATTTTTGGCTGCTTCAGCAACAATTACTTTATAAGATTCACCATTAATCATTATCTGCCAGCGACCAGAACGAACAGGTTGAGCACCAGCTTTAAGAGTTAGCCCTTTAGCCTTTGCTTCAGCACCATCTAAGGTTTTTCCAGTCTGGGGATCTTTTTTCCAAATAGGGAGACCCCATTCTTCAAAACAATGAACTGTATCGTCAACATGACGACCTACATCAAAAACAAGGTCTTCACGAACAATACCCATTAAGTCACAACGGACCATTCTAACATAGTCATCAGGTGTATTCTCCCCAATATAGGTATTTATAGCAGAAAGACCCATAGCTACTGCACCAGATCTTTCCATAGCAGCCTTATCACAAAGAATAATTCTTAATCCATGAGGTTTAGCCCACTGAACAGCTTCTACCGCAGCACCACAAGCTGCCATTCCACCACCAACTATCAAAATATCTGTTTCCTTTTCTACAATTTCAGGTTCTGCACATTCTAAACCAGGATTATAATGCCAAATCTTAGGCATAGTGCCACCTCCTTTCAAATTTTTTAAATTTTCTAAGCTGTTTTAATTTTCATAGTTTTACCAAGTGCACCAACTTCAAATTTTTTGTTTAATACTGCAGCAGGTTTAGCAGGCTCTTTTCCATCAGCAGCTTCAGTAAAAAGCTGATTGGTATTAATTAATGCAGGATCGGGTGTTGGTTTCCCTACTGTAGGATCAGCAGAACCTTCAGGAGTAGTTCTTGTAGGATACTTAAATCTTAAAACCACACCATTTCTAAATTTAATTGTCCACATAATATCAGTAGTTCCACGCATAGGTTGACAGGTTCCATGAAGAGGAGCGAAATCTGCATAATGTCTTACAGAAATTGCTCCTTGAGGACAGCTTTTTACACAGCTATAACATTCCCAGCACTGATCAGGTTCCTGATTGTAAGCTTTCATTGCTTCAGGATCAAGAATCATAAGGTCATTAGGACAAATGTACATGCATACTGTTTTGTCTCCACCTTTGCATCCGTCACATTTTTCAGGATTTACATAACTTGGCATATTAACACCCCCTTTATAGTTTTTTTATTGAACTGGTTTTTGTACTGGATTTTTTTGTAATTCTAAAATATCACTTATATCAATATCTGGAACAGGAAGCTCTCTATCTTCTTTTTCAATCTCTTCCTTAATAGAAGGAAGTTCTTCAAGGGCTTTCTCGATAACCTCTGGACCTAAGGATTTTAATTCTACAACCTTCTTAAATACGAGTCTTTTAAATGCAGCTGGAGTTTCTTCAATAAAACCTCTTGCGTCAAATCTTGCTCTTGAGAATTGATCAATAGTTTTTTGAGCAAGATCATCAGGAACCTCAATTACCAATCTTTTCAAAGCTCCTCCAAAAATAGGTTCAATTTTCTCTTCAAGAGGTGTTCCTTTTATAGCTGCAAGTCTTTTTTCATCTAATATGATTGCAAAATATTTAGCCATATTCACCTCCTTTACTTTTTAAGAAATTTTTTTCTTTAAATGTTCTGGTATATCCATATGAGGAAGATCTACTTCTAATCTTTCTTCTCTTTCTTTTAAATATTTCTCATTGTTGAAAGGATAACCAAATTCTTTCCACCATTTCACAACCACTTTATAAACCTCAGGTCTATAAATTTCTGGTGGTGGTGTTAGACCTTCATTTATAAGTCCTCTAATAAAGCTACCAGAGTATCTTGAATAAATTCCTTTATGATTACAATTTTCAGAATAGGCAAATTCTTTACATTTTGGACAATACCAAAATTCAGCAATATTTTGAGGTCTTATATAAAATCCACCAGGAACAGCAAAAGGAGGTGCATCAAATCCAAAACTTGGAATTCCTTTAGACCATAAAATCTGTGTTGCATAAATGTCATAATATTCACCTAATGCAGCATGGTCTCTTCCAAACATATGGAAAGAAATTCCCATGTTCTGTCTAATTACAGCGTGAAGTAAAGATTCTATTGGATTCCCATATCTCATATCCCAAAGGGTTATAGTAACCATGTGTCTTTCTGGCTTAATATAACCAGCAAGATGCAACATTTCATGAGCTTCTACAATTGCTTCATCTGGGAAGTCACCTATTCTTTTTGCTCCAATAATAGCATTAACTACTATTCCATCACAAGGTTTAATATCACCAATATAAGCTGCCATCTTCATTAATGCTTCATGTCCAGTATGGGGAACATTTCTTGTTTGATGAGCAATAACTGTTGTCCATCCTCTTCTCTTAAATTCTTCTCTTGCTTTCTTAGGTGGATACCAAAATCTATCAAAAGGAGGTCTAAGTTTTGGTTCATTAATAATAGTATATTTTCCTGCAAGAATAATCTTATTCAAAGAACGGTATATGTTATAGCCAGTATGTTTCTCATCAAAGGGAACTTTCACAACTTCAGGATTTTTCTCAGGTGTTCCAAAAGTTCTTACTGCTACATCACCTGGATTTATTTCATAGACTTCTTCAATCTCAAGAATAGCAAAAGGTTCACCCTTTAATCTTAAAAGTAACCAATCCCCTGGTCCAATTTCACCAAATTTTTCACGAAGTTGTTTAAAATCATCTTCAGAAATATCAAAAAGGATTGGATAAGGGAATACCCATCCGCTCAAAAGTCTTCTTCTTTCAAGAACACTTTCAAGTTCAGCTTTTGTCATCGAACCTTCAACAGGGCTAAAAAATCCATAACAAACTGACATAATTTCTCTATAAACATTTCTAACAGGATTACCTTTAAAAAGGGTTGGTTTAATGTCATAAACTGCTGAACATTTTTCCATAAGTTTCCAAGCTGCACGAGGATCTCTTACTACTCTTTCAACAAGCTTTCCACCATGAGGTGGGGGTAGATCTTTAATCCTTATATCCTGCATATTCACCTCCTATAAATTTAGAATTTGTTTGTTAAACCTAAAATTAAAAAAATAATTTCAAAAGTCAAACCTAATTTTAAGCTGTTATAAATAATTTTTTAAAATTATTTAAAATCTCAACTGAATTGAAAAATTGATTTTTATTTTTTTGAAAATTTTTTTGTTTTTTCATTTTCTTTTTAATCTTTTAAAAAAATTTTTTTGTACTATAATTACTAAAAAATTTAAGGACTTTACAGTGTCGGAAGTAGAAATTTTAGAAAAAATAAAATCTGAATTAAATATTATAGAAGAAACCCTCAAAACCTATTTAGACTCTCAACATCCCTTTATAAATCAAGTAAGTGAA
The window above is part of the Thermodesulfobacterium geofontis OPF15 genome. Proteins encoded here:
- a CDS encoding FAD-dependent oxidoreductase: MEKIGVFICTSCDIGNRLDIAELENAARDQGAVAVYSREFLCSKEGKAFIEEKIKENGLDAVSICACSPRVNYDVFDFGNVAVERVNLREGIVWSRFLLGEGGEILEDTADYIEGVPFKNELMALAKDYVKMGVAKLQVYKLPEPFKPEEEISKTILVIGGGVAGLTAALEAANAGYDVVLVEKEKELGGFVAKMKGHCEVKHPFKNIVPPIVDELISQVESNEKIKVYKKATVASISGMPGLFKVKINVDGKEEEVKIGAIVLAAGFKPYDASKLDSLGYGNIKNVVTNVQFEEMAKEGKFIRPSDGAPIKSVLFILCAGQRDENHLPYCSGYCCLASLKQAKYIREADPDAKAFIIYDHMRTMGIYENFYKTLQDDPGVFLTKGKVVEVSEGEDGKVKVIVEETLLGEKLEINVDLVVLAIGMVPVTAEGPVLNLEYRQGPGLPPDELELFYGYADSNYICFPYETRRTGIYAAGAIHQPMTIAQAIEDARGAALKAIQCLVAIEEGHAVHPRTWDFAYPEFDLKMCTQCKRCTEECPFGALNEDEKGNPLPNITRCRRCGTCFGACPQRIINFKDYSIEMVGNMIRATEMPEQGYGLYRLMAFICENDALPALDMAALQRKSIPVTFRIIPVRCLGAVNVSFVKDAMSKGYDGILLLGCKYGENYQCHFIKGSELANRRMENVAETLQQLALEPERVTLYTVAIDEVEEVIKKMNEFNEEIKGFEENPFKGW
- a CDS encoding CoB--CoM heterodisulfide reductase iron-sulfur subunit A family protein, whose translation is MKKPILVVGGGISGITAAVEAAEVGAEVILIEKEPSLGGRVAQLRYYFPKLCPPSCGLEINYRRIKTNPRIKVYTMTEIAEISGEKGNYKVKAVVKPRYVNDNCTACGECEKVCEGERVSEFDFGLRKTKAIYLPHPMAFPMKYVLDKSALAPGDLERIMSACKYNAIDPDMKEETLEFEVGAIIWATGWKPYDATKLDNLGYGKYANVITNMQMERLASPWGPTGGKILRPSDQSFPKRVAFVQCAGSRDENHLPYCSYICCLASLKQSLYLAEQDPEAEALIFYIDIRTPGRYEKFLRRAQNEARINFIKGKVAKIEEDPETKDLIVTAEDILSGKKIHEKVNLVVLALGMQPSIAGINIKGLEVDENGFVISENGIIACGCAKMPLDVMTSNETATGAALKAVQTILRG
- the aprA gene encoding adenylyl-sulfate reductase subunit alpha, which gives rise to MPKIWHYNPGLECAEPEIVEKETDILIVGGGMAACGAAVEAVQWAKPHGLRIILCDKAAMERSGAVAMGLSAINTYIGENTPDDYVRMVRCDLMGIVREDLVFDVGRHVDDTVHCFEEWGLPIWKKDPQTGKTLDGAEAKAKGLTLKAGAQPVRSGRWQIMINGESYKVIVAEAAKNALTGYDKAEIIERCFIVRPLLDANEPNRCAGAVGFSVRENKIYIIKANATLLATGGAVNVFRPRSIGEGKGRAWYPVWNPGTGYAMCAQIGAKLVLMENRFIPARFKDGYGPVGAWFLLFKARATNAFGEDYVAKHKDELKKFAPYGEASHIGTCLRNHAMLIEMEAGRGPIYMHTEWALQEAAEKMDKKEFKHLVAEAWEDFLDMCVTQAGLWACLNIEPEKLPSEIMPTEPYLLGSHAGCAGAWVCGPDEDWVPEEYKAPWREIGLYNRMTTVKGLFCAGDTVGASGHKFSSGSHVEGRIAAKAMVKFCLDHKDYKPTPKENPEELKKEIYGPWYRFEQFKTATTAYEVNPNYLIPRHIQDRLMKLMDEYVAGCSTFYKTNKVMLERGLELIKMLKEDMELAAARDLHELMRAYENRHRVWTAEAHLLHILFREETRYPGYYYRTDFPNLDDANWRCFTLSSYNPETKEWTLETYPYVQIIPDPLGP
- the aprB gene encoding adenylyl-sulfate reductase subunit beta, yielding MPSYVNPEKCDGCKGGDKTVCMYICPNDLMILDPEAMKAYNQEPDQCWECYSCVKSCPQGAISVRHYADFAPLHGTCQPMRGTTDIMWTIKFRNGVVLRFKYPTRTTPEGSADPTVGKPTPDPALINTNQLFTEAADGKEPAKPAAVLNKKFEVGALGKTMKIKTA
- a CDS encoding DUF6955 family protein, with the translated sequence MAKYFAIILDEKRLAAIKGTPLEEKIEPIFGGALKRLVIEVPDDLAQKTIDQFSRARFDARGFIEETPAAFKRLVFKKVVELKSLGPEVIEKALEELPSIKEEIEKEDRELPVPDIDISDILELQKNPVQKPVQ
- the sat gene encoding sulfate adenylyltransferase — translated: MQDIRIKDLPPPHGGKLVERVVRDPRAAWKLMEKCSAVYDIKPTLFKGNPVRNVYREIMSVCYGFFSPVEGSMTKAELESVLERRRLLSGWVFPYPILFDISEDDFKQLREKFGEIGPGDWLLLRLKGEPFAILEIEEVYEINPGDVAVRTFGTPEKNPEVVKVPFDEKHTGYNIYRSLNKIILAGKYTIINEPKLRPPFDRFWYPPKKAREEFKRRGWTTVIAHQTRNVPHTGHEALMKMAAYIGDIKPCDGIVVNAIIGAKRIGDFPDEAIVEAHEMLHLAGYIKPERHMVTITLWDMRYGNPIESLLHAVIRQNMGISFHMFGRDHAALGEYYDIYATQILWSKGIPSFGFDAPPFAVPGGFYIRPQNIAEFWYCPKCKEFAYSENCNHKGIYSRYSGSFIRGLINEGLTPPPEIYRPEVYKVVVKWWKEFGYPFNNEKYLKEREERLEVDLPHMDIPEHLKKKIS